One genomic region from Chitinophagaceae bacterium encodes:
- a CDS encoding polysaccharide deacetylase family protein, giving the protein MLAKRLYLFNYLRLFNDNLIFKGKSDTVYLTFDDGPHPESTDFILNELNKNNMTGSFFFLGNQVEKFPDLTKKVRDLNFFIGSHSWHHLNGWSTNNKVYFENYDKCADALETNFFRPPYGKIGLFQLLHLIKKNKIVFWSILSRDYDTNLSAAEILGTLKKITKGGDIIVFHENDKSLVNLKNVLPEYLAFLKEMKWKTGKISDLV; this is encoded by the coding sequence ATTTTGGCAAAAAGGCTATATCTGTTTAATTATCTCCGACTTTTCAATGATAATTTGATTTTTAAAGGTAAATCAGATACAGTTTATCTCACTTTTGATGATGGACCTCATCCTGAAAGCACAGATTTTATCTTAAATGAACTGAATAAAAATAATATGACCGGAAGTTTTTTCTTCCTGGGTAATCAGGTTGAAAAATTTCCTGATTTGACGAAAAAAGTAAGAGATTTAAATTTCTTTATCGGTAGTCATAGTTGGCATCATTTAAATGGCTGGAGTACAAATAACAAAGTTTATTTTGAAAATTACGATAAATGTGCCGATGCATTAGAAACTAATTTTTTCAGACCGCCCTACGGTAAAATAGGTTTGTTTCAACTTTTACATTTAATCAAAAAAAACAAAATAGTTTTTTGGAGCATCCTCAGCAGAGATTATGATACCAACTTAAGTGCTGCTGAAATTTTAGGTACCCTTAAAAAAATCACCAAAGGCGGAGACATCATAGTTTTTCACGAAAACGATAAATCTTTAGTAAATTTGAAAAATGTTTTACCGGAATATTTAGCTTTTTTGAAAGAAATGAAATGGAAAACTGGTAAAATCAGTGACTTAGTGTAA